Proteins encoded within one genomic window of Candidatus Neomarinimicrobiota bacterium:
- a CDS encoding polyprenyl synthetase family protein — translation MTDDFSGRVERYRNLIDAALLDIGKNDEPAYLYEPIRYVLSGKGKRLRPTLVFISADAFGASEDVALPAAMAVEILHNFSLVHDDIMDGDDLRHGKETVHRRWDNSAAILTGDGIFALAYDQLTRLDDAATESLKVFTDATLRLCEGQAMDKDFESRKGVSVDDYLEMVRLKTGTLLSLCCRLGAIVGSASSYQTDQIGRFGERVGQAFQIQDDILEIYSSSENMGKSLGSDVLAGKKTFLTCSAEEDNVSQWSEFRASLSGEDLSAKILPELRQYFHDNGIQVTGEEKVKHLVNEALSFLGDIPENKREKFELFVQMVMERKH, via the coding sequence ATGACTGATGATTTTTCCGGCAGAGTTGAGCGATACCGTAACCTTATTGATGCGGCTCTGTTGGATATTGGTAAAAACGATGAACCTGCCTATCTCTACGAGCCCATACGTTACGTTCTTTCCGGCAAGGGTAAGCGACTTCGTCCCACTTTAGTCTTTATTTCCGCTGACGCCTTCGGCGCTAGCGAAGATGTGGCACTACCGGCAGCCATGGCTGTTGAGATTCTTCACAACTTCTCCCTCGTTCACGATGACATCATGGACGGTGATGATCTCCGGCACGGCAAAGAAACTGTTCACAGACGTTGGGACAACTCCGCGGCCATTCTGACCGGTGACGGCATCTTTGCTCTTGCCTATGATCAGCTTACCCGTCTCGATGATGCGGCCACAGAAAGTCTGAAAGTTTTCACAGATGCCACACTGAGACTTTGCGAAGGTCAGGCAATGGATAAGGATTTTGAATCCCGTAAAGGGGTTAGTGTGGATGATTATCTAGAGATGGTCCGGCTCAAGACTGGGACACTTCTCTCCCTCTGCTGCCGGCTCGGTGCCATCGTGGGCAGTGCATCTTCGTATCAGACTGATCAGATTGGGCGGTTTGGCGAACGGGTAGGGCAGGCATTCCAGATTCAGGATGATATCCTTGAGATCTATTCGAGTTCAGAGAATATGGGGAAGAGCCTCGGCTCTGATGTTCTAGCGGGGAAGAAAACATTTCTCACTTGCAGTGCTGAGGAGGATAATGTTTCTCAGTGGTCTGAATTCAGGGCCAGTCTTAGTGGGGAAGATTTGAGCGCAAAGATATTACCGGAACTGCGACAATACTTTCACGATAACGGAATCCAGGTAACGGGAGAGGAGAAAGTGAAACACCTAGTGAATGAGGCACTTTCATTTCTGGGGGATATTCCTGAAAATAAACGGGAGAAATTTGAGTTGTTTGTGCAGATGGTGATGGAGAGAAAGCATTAA
- a CDS encoding anhydro-N-acetylmuramic acid kinase produces the protein MPADLDTLQKKPCLTMVGLMTGTSMDGLDICVAEVDLKEESAQFNVLGTGSVSYSDKMRADVETCLEGDSDVISQTHVSLGRFMAVETEKFLRANELIIIDAIAMHGQTVHHVSGESSLQIGEPSFLAQALNVPVILDFRSADIAAGGTGAPLIPIVDKWLFQRREEAVICMNLGGVANVTYLPSKISDEPILGFDTGPGMGLLDEASKALTGNNFDEDGTLAQAGTAHEESVEGWLRHSFITASPPKSTGRDEFGADWISEHLPDMKSWKVNDVLATLSLFTAQSVAVNCRENLPLDSVKQILISGGGVYNKSVMNQLKTEFSSISILTSNDFGIDPFMKEALGFAMLGAAHLKGIPGNLPSVTGASEAVILGKLIV, from the coding sequence ATGCCTGCTGATCTGGACACTCTACAGAAGAAACCGTGCCTCACCATGGTGGGGCTGATGACAGGGACCTCCATGGATGGTCTTGATATCTGCGTGGCCGAAGTTGATTTAAAAGAGGAGTCAGCGCAGTTCAATGTGCTGGGAACAGGATCAGTTTCATACAGTGACAAAATGAGAGCGGACGTTGAAACGTGCCTGGAGGGTGACTCTGATGTGATATCACAGACTCATGTTTCTCTGGGCAGGTTCATGGCGGTAGAGACAGAGAAGTTCTTGCGTGCGAACGAATTAATCATCATAGATGCCATCGCCATGCATGGACAGACCGTCCATCATGTGAGCGGTGAATCGAGTCTCCAGATAGGGGAACCGTCCTTTCTGGCTCAAGCTCTCAATGTGCCAGTGATTTTAGATTTTCGTAGCGCCGACATTGCCGCGGGAGGCACCGGAGCACCCCTGATTCCAATTGTTGATAAATGGCTGTTTCAACGCCGGGAGGAGGCGGTCATCTGCATGAACTTGGGTGGCGTTGCCAATGTCACTTATCTTCCCTCCAAAATTTCGGATGAACCGATACTTGGTTTTGACACCGGTCCTGGTATGGGACTGTTGGATGAAGCCTCAAAAGCCCTTACAGGGAACAATTTTGATGAGGACGGCACTCTGGCTCAGGCTGGTACCGCTCATGAGGAATCAGTGGAGGGGTGGCTCCGTCACTCCTTCATTACAGCATCACCGCCCAAATCCACCGGTAGAGATGAGTTTGGTGCCGATTGGATCTCGGAACATCTACCTGATATGAAAAGTTGGAAAGTGAATGATGTTTTGGCAACACTATCCCTTTTTACCGCTCAGAGTGTGGCAGTAAATTGCCGAGAGAACCTTCCGCTTGACAGTGTTAAACAAATCTTAATCTCAGGCGGAGGTGTCTACAACAAATCTGTGATGAATCAATTAAAAACTGAATTTTCTTCTATTTCAATTCTCACTTCCAATGATTTCGGCATCGATCCTTTTATGAAGGAAGCGCTGGGCTTTGCTATGCTGGGGGCGGCACACCTGAAGGGAATTCCGGGTAATCTCCCTTCTGTGACGGGTGCCTCTGAGGCTGTTATTCTCGGTAAACTGATTGTTTAG
- a CDS encoding phosphomannomutase/phosphoglucomutase: MKINPYIFRQYDVRGIVEEDFPSEFVSGFGKAFGTLVKRSGVREVALSGDVRLSTPQLKKLFKEGVLNTGVDIIDIGTLPTPANYYSMWKLDAGAAVQITGSHNPSNMNGFKMSLKKGAVYGDQIQQLKGFMERDDFESGEGTEVRYKILDEYIEMIQSKITFDHQMTLAMDSGNAAACLAAPSIFKGLGADLTELFCDVDGNFPNHHPDPTVTENLTELISTVKGGNFDAGLAYDGDADRIGLVDEKGEIVFADQIMALMLPEIVNEGDEILFDVKCSQALEEEIIRLGGKPVIWKTGHSLIKQKMKELSCKFGGEMSGHLFFADDYFGYDDAIYVSARFVQMLSRQDKKLSELVAALPQYHSTPEMRLNCLDDEEKFRINKEATAYFNEHYDCLDIDGVRIRFLDGWGLVRASNTQPVIVCRFEAKSEDRMNEIKNLVLNKISELGDVETPADD; encoded by the coding sequence ATGAAAATTAATCCATACATTTTTCGACAGTATGATGTAAGAGGTATTGTTGAGGAAGACTTTCCTTCGGAGTTTGTTTCAGGGTTTGGCAAAGCATTTGGGACACTCGTCAAGCGGTCCGGCGTGCGAGAGGTCGCTCTCAGCGGTGATGTCCGGTTAAGTACACCTCAGCTTAAAAAACTTTTCAAAGAAGGCGTGCTGAATACAGGAGTTGACATCATTGACATCGGTACGCTACCCACACCTGCTAATTACTACAGTATGTGGAAGCTGGATGCCGGCGCCGCAGTCCAGATTACAGGGAGCCATAACCCTTCAAATATGAACGGATTCAAAATGTCCCTGAAAAAGGGTGCTGTGTATGGTGATCAGATCCAGCAACTGAAAGGCTTCATGGAGCGAGACGATTTCGAGAGCGGCGAAGGGACTGAAGTGAGGTACAAGATTCTGGATGAATATATTGAAATGATACAGAGCAAGATCACGTTTGACCATCAGATGACCTTGGCCATGGACAGCGGCAATGCCGCGGCATGCCTCGCTGCCCCATCCATATTTAAAGGATTAGGCGCCGATCTTACTGAATTGTTTTGTGACGTGGATGGTAACTTTCCAAACCATCACCCGGATCCAACTGTTACGGAGAATCTTACCGAGCTGATCTCAACGGTTAAAGGTGGCAACTTTGATGCTGGCCTTGCCTATGATGGCGATGCCGACCGTATCGGTTTAGTGGATGAAAAGGGGGAGATCGTATTTGCCGACCAGATCATGGCTCTTATGCTGCCCGAAATCGTGAATGAAGGGGACGAGATCCTTTTTGATGTCAAGTGCTCACAGGCACTGGAGGAAGAGATAATCCGGCTGGGGGGGAAGCCTGTCATTTGGAAAACGGGGCACTCGCTTATCAAACAGAAAATGAAGGAGCTCTCCTGTAAGTTCGGTGGGGAGATGAGTGGCCATCTCTTTTTTGCTGATGACTATTTTGGTTACGATGACGCCATTTATGTATCAGCGCGATTCGTTCAGATGCTGTCTCGCCAGGACAAAAAACTTTCTGAACTTGTTGCGGCTTTGCCTCAGTATCACTCCACACCGGAGATGAGGCTCAACTGTTTGGATGATGAAGAAAAATTCAGGATTAACAAGGAGGCGACGGCTTATTTTAATGAACATTACGATTGTCTGGACATTGACGGTGTAAGGATCAGATTCCTTGACGGCTGGGGGCTTGTCCGGGCATCCAATACACAACCGGTAATCGTTTGCCGTTTTGAAGCGAAAAGTGAAGATAGGATGAATGAAATCAAGAACCTTGTTTTGAATAAGATAAGTGAACTAGGCGACGTGGAGACTCCAGCGGATGACTGA
- the rnc gene encoding ribonuclease III, which produces MGKLNLLRKFFRRLIWRFVHRNGKLIELQEALDYFFRDSSLLKTALTHKSKNPEVTGNYEQLEFLGDSILDQVVSDLLIREFPQAREGLLTQRRSTLVQKGYLAKMGASLNLLKYIKAGSSLDLSQPKVSEKQLANVFESLIAAMRLDGGLEPCRKLINRTVWEKRREAWKTLNYKGLLIEHCQANGMETPRFNITDTEGAEHEKIFEVTVKIGQRTHGSASGPTKKAAEQTASQKTLESIKS; this is translated from the coding sequence GTGGGAAAACTGAATCTGCTCAGAAAGTTTTTCAGACGACTTATTTGGCGGTTTGTTCACAGAAACGGCAAACTCATAGAACTCCAGGAAGCGCTGGACTATTTTTTTCGAGACTCTTCCTTGCTCAAAACTGCTTTGACACACAAATCTAAAAATCCCGAAGTGACCGGCAATTACGAGCAGCTGGAGTTTTTGGGGGACTCCATCCTTGATCAGGTGGTGTCGGACCTGCTCATAAGGGAATTCCCTCAGGCAAGAGAAGGTTTGCTGACACAGCGGCGGTCAACGCTTGTGCAAAAGGGATACCTGGCGAAAATGGGTGCTTCCCTGAATCTCCTGAAGTACATAAAAGCAGGTTCCTCTCTGGACCTGAGTCAACCGAAAGTGTCTGAGAAACAGTTGGCAAATGTTTTTGAATCGCTTATCGCCGCCATGAGGCTTGACGGCGGGCTTGAACCATGCAGAAAGCTGATAAACAGAACAGTCTGGGAAAAGCGGAGAGAAGCCTGGAAAACACTCAATTACAAAGGTCTGCTAATTGAACACTGCCAGGCCAACGGTATGGAGACACCCCGCTTCAACATCACTGACACGGAAGGTGCTGAGCACGAAAAGATCTTTGAAGTGACTGTAAAAATTGGCCAGCGAACTCACGGTTCAGCATCCGGACCAACAAAAAAAGCCGCTGAACAAACGGCTTCTCAAAAAACACTGGAATCTATAAAGTCCTGA
- a CDS encoding HlyC/CorC family transporter, which translates to MVEPTLAIIGLVLSAFFSATEIAFHQANPLQLAVWRERGYGTVNLTEQFLGKPDRYLITVLVGTNLANVLTSSYATITLIHLGLPQLWILITISAVILVFGEILPKSFSRERATSMAVFNTPFLRASEILFTPIVWIARSYASLFPDGKEKSTTHFLNRNELKILFDEMEVSEELEAEEKEVIINIFDFGSQPVRAAMTSRADIIGLHEDASVEDAVQLMASTGLSKLVLYRDSLDQIQGIVFLHDLFSEAESLYEIAHRPLFISETMTSSEALRELKRYRSTLAIVVGVDGKASGLVTVEDLIEELFGEFEDVFDQETKRVSRLTDGSFVMDGRMDLEELESESGVRLPKGNYETIGGFIIHRLGRIPTPGEKLESAGFRIRILRSTPSQVERIHIRKK; encoded by the coding sequence ATGGTAGAACCCACTTTAGCAATCATCGGCCTAGTCCTCTCAGCATTTTTCTCAGCCACTGAAATTGCATTCCATCAGGCAAATCCTCTCCAACTGGCAGTTTGGCGCGAGCGGGGATACGGGACCGTAAATCTTACTGAGCAATTTCTGGGCAAACCGGACAGATACCTCATCACTGTCCTTGTTGGGACGAATCTGGCAAATGTGTTGACCTCATCTTACGCCACCATCACGCTCATCCACTTGGGTCTGCCGCAACTGTGGATCCTTATAACAATATCAGCTGTTATCCTGGTGTTCGGTGAAATATTACCAAAAAGTTTTTCCAGGGAAAGGGCCACTTCAATGGCTGTCTTCAACACGCCATTTCTTAGGGCGTCGGAGATTCTCTTCACTCCTATTGTCTGGATTGCTCGGAGCTACGCGTCCCTGTTCCCTGACGGGAAGGAAAAATCAACCACACACTTTTTGAATCGAAATGAACTGAAGATTCTGTTTGATGAAATGGAAGTAAGTGAAGAATTAGAAGCGGAAGAAAAAGAGGTGATCATCAATATTTTTGATTTCGGTTCACAACCGGTCCGGGCAGCCATGACATCCCGCGCCGACATCATAGGCCTGCATGAAGACGCCTCTGTTGAGGATGCCGTCCAACTCATGGCATCAACCGGCCTCTCCAAACTTGTTCTCTACAGGGATTCCCTCGATCAGATCCAGGGAATCGTTTTCCTTCATGACCTTTTCTCAGAGGCTGAATCCCTATATGAAATTGCTCACAGACCGCTCTTTATCAGCGAAACGATGACATCCAGCGAAGCACTTCGGGAATTAAAGCGATACCGGTCAACGCTCGCCATTGTTGTAGGGGTCGATGGAAAGGCCTCCGGTCTGGTTACGGTTGAAGACCTCATCGAAGAGCTCTTTGGTGAATTTGAAGATGTGTTTGATCAGGAGACGAAACGAGTATCCCGGCTCACCGATGGTAGTTTTGTTATGGATGGTCGCATGGATCTGGAAGAACTTGAATCGGAATCCGGCGTCAGACTGCCAAAAGGGAATTATGAAACAATCGGCGGTTTCATCATCCACAGGCTAGGAAGAATTCCTACACCCGGGGAAAAATTAGAGTCAGCCGGTTTCAGAATAAGAATCCTTCGTTCCACTCCAAGTCAGGTCGAGCGAATTCATATAAGGAAAAAATGA
- the fabF gene encoding beta-ketoacyl-[acyl-carrier-protein] synthase II: MPRRVVVTGMGIVSPFGVGVHHFWDCLLAGKSGISTVTKFDTSDFAVKIGGEVKNFQPDDYLNKKELNRLDEFAVLAMAAADEALKHANLENGINDMDRFGVILGSGVGGLQTMEEQNRKMINRGPRAISPFFIPMFIPDIAPGYISIRWGMKGPNYSVVSACASATNAIGDAYRLIQYGDADVILTGGSEAAITPIAYAGFSNMKALSSNNDEPEKASRPFDLKRDGFIMGEGAGLLVLEAADHATARGVTIYGEIAGYGATSDAYHITAPAPGGEGAVRAMKRAVSDADLNLEDIDYINAHGTSTPYNDKNETAAIRKLFGTCADSLSVSSTKSMTGHLLGASGGIEAVACIMTIIDNKIAPTINYETPDPDCNLDYTPNIAAERDVKVAMSNTFGFGGHNAVLIVKQWEN; the protein is encoded by the coding sequence GTGCCACGGCGCGTCGTGGTCACAGGGATGGGAATTGTCTCCCCATTCGGTGTGGGTGTCCACCATTTCTGGGACTGTCTGCTCGCGGGCAAGAGCGGGATATCCACTGTTACCAAATTCGATACCTCAGATTTCGCCGTCAAGATTGGCGGAGAGGTAAAGAATTTCCAGCCCGATGACTATCTCAATAAAAAGGAGCTGAACCGCCTCGACGAGTTCGCAGTTTTGGCCATGGCCGCCGCAGATGAAGCATTAAAGCATGCCAATCTGGAAAATGGTATTAATGATATGGACCGATTCGGTGTCATCCTCGGTTCAGGCGTCGGCGGTCTTCAAACCATGGAAGAGCAGAACCGGAAAATGATTAACCGTGGTCCCCGTGCCATTTCCCCTTTCTTCATCCCCATGTTCATTCCGGACATCGCACCGGGATATATTTCAATTCGATGGGGAATGAAAGGGCCAAACTACAGTGTTGTTTCAGCATGTGCCAGTGCCACGAACGCAATCGGCGACGCCTACAGACTCATTCAGTACGGAGACGCTGATGTCATTCTTACCGGAGGTTCCGAAGCTGCTATCACACCTATTGCCTATGCCGGTTTTTCAAACATGAAAGCTCTCTCAAGCAATAATGATGAACCGGAGAAAGCGTCTCGGCCATTCGATCTGAAACGGGACGGTTTTATCATGGGTGAAGGGGCAGGGCTTCTGGTGCTGGAAGCGGCGGACCATGCCACTGCCAGGGGCGTCACTATTTACGGTGAGATAGCCGGCTACGGCGCCACCAGCGATGCCTATCACATCACTGCTCCCGCCCCCGGCGGCGAAGGTGCTGTTCGTGCCATGAAAAGAGCCGTCTCCGACGCTGACCTCAATCTTGAAGATATTGACTATATTAATGCACATGGCACGTCCACTCCGTATAATGATAAGAATGAAACTGCAGCTATCCGGAAACTGTTTGGTACTTGTGCCGACAGCCTGAGTGTCAGTTCAACCAAGTCTATGACTGGGCATCTTTTAGGTGCCAGCGGCGGGATCGAGGCCGTCGCATGCATCATGACTATTATAGATAATAAGATTGCCCCCACCATCAATTATGAAACGCCCGATCCTGACTGCAACCTAGACTATACACCTAATATTGCAGCGGAGAGAGATGTCAAGGTGGCTATGTCAAACACCTTTGGTTTCGGTGGGCACAATGCTGTGCTTATCGTAAAGCAGTGGGAAAACTGA
- the fabD gene encoding ACP S-malonyltransferase, which translates to MITAFLFPGQGSQKVGMGKDLIEASASAKRRYEEANDIMGIDLAKLSFEGPEEILRRTEVTQPALFVASVALAELIMAKGLTPSFSAGHSLGEYSALTTAGVFTFTQALELVKLRGDAMSRAGQERSGTMAAVIGLDADAVKCICDKASEGVEVAVPANFNSPGQIVISGNVDAVKNAMKLAEESGAIKAIELNVSGAFHSPLMDTAKMSMKKALDEISLSRARFPVVMNISAEAVSEPNEIKENLIRQLDNPVRWIETVETLRDLGATDFVEVGPGRVLQGLNHRIDRTLSTRGIERFDQIKELAIA; encoded by the coding sequence ATGATTACGGCTTTCCTCTTTCCAGGTCAGGGTTCCCAAAAAGTTGGCATGGGAAAAGATTTAATTGAGGCCTCAGCTTCAGCAAAGAGGAGGTACGAAGAGGCCAATGACATTATGGGTATAGACCTGGCAAAACTTTCCTTTGAAGGACCTGAAGAGATCCTTCGGCGGACCGAAGTCACTCAGCCCGCACTTTTTGTTGCCAGCGTTGCACTGGCAGAACTCATAATGGCGAAAGGACTTACACCGAGTTTTTCAGCCGGGCACAGTCTCGGCGAATATTCCGCCCTCACAACCGCCGGCGTTTTCACTTTCACACAGGCTTTGGAACTGGTCAAACTCCGGGGTGACGCCATGAGCCGGGCCGGACAGGAACGCTCAGGTACCATGGCCGCCGTCATCGGACTTGATGCTGACGCTGTAAAATGCATCTGTGATAAAGCGTCTGAAGGAGTAGAAGTAGCAGTACCGGCGAATTTCAATTCTCCGGGGCAGATTGTAATTTCCGGGAATGTTGATGCGGTAAAAAATGCCATGAAGCTGGCAGAAGAATCAGGCGCCATTAAAGCAATTGAACTGAATGTGAGTGGCGCTTTCCATTCTCCGCTAATGGACACCGCGAAAATGTCCATGAAAAAGGCTCTTGATGAAATTAGCCTGAGCCGTGCACGGTTCCCCGTTGTGATGAATATTTCCGCTGAGGCTGTTTCGGAACCGAATGAGATTAAAGAAAATCTGATTCGCCAACTCGACAATCCGGTCCGATGGATCGAAACTGTAGAAACTCTCCGGGATTTAGGTGCAACAGATTTTGTTGAAGTCGGTCCTGGACGCGTCCTTCAGGGACTTAACCACCGTATAGATCGTACCCTTTCAACAAGAGGAATAGAGCGGTTTGACCAGATAAAGGAGTTGGCTATTGCCTGA
- a CDS encoding bifunctional phosphoglucose/phosphomannose isomerase, whose translation MDFRKLDPADMHGQIVNFPKQIEDALAIGGGHDPKGDFSDISSVVIAGMGGSAIGGDLIRALTVDSTSVPIEVVRDYRLPAWVDGKTFVICVSYSGNTEETLSCLDDALERGAKVAGVTSGGKLEARLNGFDSDVIKIPGGNPPRASIGYVSIPAIVLLQKIGLADESLSKDLQSAAVELKELRDNFAEPSDSNPTFSLAKTVYDSVPIIYGDARYTGAVALRWRGQFEENGKMAAFHHTLPEMNHNEIVGFKNNPELLKQMGVVWLIDKDQHERTALRQSLTRELIGETVRYQKEVRSQGNSLVGRLLYLVHFGDWVSYWCAVLHGVDPTPVERIESLKARLAKND comes from the coding sequence ATGGACTTCAGGAAGCTTGACCCGGCAGATATGCACGGTCAGATAGTCAATTTTCCTAAGCAGATTGAAGACGCATTGGCTATTGGAGGGGGCCACGATCCGAAAGGTGATTTTTCAGATATTTCTTCAGTTGTGATCGCTGGTATGGGCGGCTCTGCCATAGGTGGTGACCTCATCCGAGCTCTAACCGTAGACAGTACCAGCGTGCCCATAGAAGTGGTCCGTGATTATCGACTGCCTGCCTGGGTGGATGGCAAAACTTTTGTTATCTGTGTCAGCTATTCGGGCAACACTGAGGAAACCCTCTCTTGCCTGGATGACGCTCTGGAGCGGGGTGCAAAGGTTGCCGGAGTCACCTCCGGCGGGAAATTGGAAGCGAGGTTAAATGGTTTTGACAGTGATGTTATCAAAATTCCCGGCGGCAATCCGCCGAGGGCTTCTATCGGTTATGTTTCCATTCCTGCCATTGTGCTCTTGCAAAAGATCGGGTTAGCTGACGAATCACTTAGCAAAGATCTCCAGAGCGCTGCCGTCGAGCTGAAAGAACTGAGAGATAATTTTGCCGAACCTTCTGACAGTAACCCCACATTCTCTTTGGCAAAAACTGTTTATGACTCTGTGCCGATCATCTATGGTGATGCCCGTTACACAGGTGCTGTAGCGCTTCGCTGGCGCGGACAGTTCGAAGAAAACGGAAAAATGGCCGCCTTTCACCACACATTGCCGGAGATGAACCACAATGAAATTGTTGGGTTCAAGAATAATCCAGAATTACTGAAACAGATGGGCGTTGTCTGGTTAATTGATAAAGACCAGCATGAGAGAACTGCATTGCGACAGTCACTGACTCGTGAACTGATTGGCGAGACTGTTCGCTATCAGAAAGAGGTCCGGAGCCAGGGGAATTCCCTGGTAGGACGCTTACTCTATCTTGTCCATTTCGGGGACTGGGTAAGTTATTGGTGTGCAGTGTTGCATGGGGTTGATCCCACACCTGTGGAAAGGATAGAATCGCTGAAAGCGAGACTTGCAAAAAATGACTGA
- the murQ gene encoding N-acetylmuramic acid 6-phosphate etherase: protein MGEKLNRASLATEQQNPNSIDLDSKSVAEILEIINMEDSTVAGSVREVLPQVEEVVNLAVGAIRGGRHVVYIGAGTSGRLGVLDAAECPPTFSAPPDFFQGVIAGGEKALRRSIEGAEDKPLDAERDLDLVDLTTGDVVVGIASSGTTTYVLHALEYAKTKGCSTVFLICNPSLLVDIRVDVLVAVNVGREVITGSTRMKSGTATKMILNIISTATMVRLGKVYGNLMVDLKAVNEKLVDRGTRIVSQLTGLDYDSANSLLMDSRKEVKTAIVMHHKKCDYSTAKQTLDENDGFLRPVIEKAK from the coding sequence ATGGGTGAAAAACTGAACAGGGCTTCTCTAGCAACGGAACAGCAGAATCCTAATTCCATTGATCTCGATTCCAAATCAGTGGCTGAGATCCTGGAAATTATCAACATGGAGGATAGTACTGTGGCGGGATCCGTTCGTGAAGTGCTCCCTCAAGTGGAAGAGGTGGTGAATCTGGCTGTTGGTGCCATCAGGGGCGGGCGACATGTTGTTTATATTGGTGCCGGGACGAGCGGTCGTTTGGGTGTTTTGGATGCTGCCGAATGTCCTCCAACATTTTCAGCACCGCCTGACTTTTTCCAGGGTGTTATTGCAGGCGGAGAAAAAGCTCTCAGACGTTCAATTGAAGGGGCCGAAGATAAACCTTTGGATGCCGAAAGGGATTTGGACTTGGTGGATCTCACAACGGGAGATGTGGTCGTCGGCATTGCCAGCAGCGGAACAACAACCTATGTACTCCACGCCCTGGAATATGCGAAAACCAAGGGGTGCTCCACCGTCTTTCTCATCTGTAATCCTTCTCTGCTTGTGGATATTAGAGTGGATGTGCTCGTTGCGGTGAATGTGGGCCGGGAGGTTATCACTGGCTCCACCCGTATGAAATCGGGCACTGCCACAAAAATGATACTTAATATAATATCAACGGCCACCATGGTACGGCTAGGAAAAGTTTACGGCAACCTCATGGTGGATCTCAAAGCTGTGAATGAAAAGCTGGTGGACAGAGGTACCCGCATTGTCTCCCAATTGACAGGCCTGGACTATGATTCAGCAAACAGTTTGCTTATGGATTCCAGAAAAGAGGTGAAGACAGCCATCGTTATGCATCACAAAAAGTGTGATTACAGCACGGCCAAACAGACATTGGATGAAAATGACGGCTTTCTGAGGCCTGTTATCGAAAAGGCCAAATAA
- the fabG gene encoding 3-oxoacyl-[acyl-carrier-protein] reductase codes for MPEVKTAFITGASRGIGLAIAKKFAESDIKVTCASRTAKDLEKVVAEIEENDGTALAVPMDVSDMTAFEKAVKESTEKFGSVDVLVNNAGIVKDNLLLRMKEGDWNSVIDVNLKGCFNGIKAVISHMMKNRFGRIINITSVSGMMGNPGQANYSAAKAGIIGLTKTVARELASRNITVNAIAPGYIDTDMTTDLNDKMKEEMIKQIPLGRIGNTEEIAATALFLTSDAAAYITGQTIAVNGGLYM; via the coding sequence TTGCCTGAAGTAAAAACGGCATTTATCACTGGTGCTTCCCGCGGAATCGGTCTCGCTATCGCTAAAAAGTTTGCTGAGAGCGACATCAAGGTGACTTGCGCCAGCAGGACTGCGAAAGACCTTGAAAAGGTAGTTGCTGAGATTGAAGAAAATGACGGAACCGCACTGGCTGTGCCCATGGATGTTTCGGACATGACCGCCTTTGAAAAAGCTGTGAAAGAATCTACGGAAAAGTTTGGGAGCGTTGATGTGCTTGTAAATAATGCGGGCATTGTGAAAGACAATCTTTTACTCAGGATGAAAGAAGGTGACTGGAACAGTGTGATTGATGTGAACCTCAAAGGATGTTTCAACGGCATTAAGGCAGTCATATCTCACATGATGAAAAACCGTTTCGGCAGGATTATTAATATCACATCGGTATCAGGTATGATGGGCAATCCGGGGCAGGCCAACTATTCGGCAGCAAAGGCCGGAATAATCGGTCTCACAAAAACCGTCGCTCGTGAACTGGCGTCACGTAATATCACCGTTAACGCCATCGCCCCGGGTTACATTGATACTGACATGACAACCGATTTGAACGATAAAATGAAAGAAGAAATGATCAAACAGATTCCCCTGGGGAGAATTGGGAATACGGAAGAGATTGCCGCAACGGCACTATTTCTAACTTCCGACGCAGCAGCTTACATTACGGGTCAGACAATTGCCGTTAATGGCGGTCTCTACATGTAA
- the acpP gene encoding acyl carrier protein: MSSFDKVKEVIMDKLGADEDKINIEASFVDDLGADSLDTVELIMQLEEEFGMEIPDEEAEKLTTVGSAVDYIDSHAS; this comes from the coding sequence ATGTCCAGTTTCGACAAGGTGAAGGAAGTTATCATGGACAAGCTCGGTGCTGATGAAGATAAGATCAACATTGAAGCATCTTTCGTTGATGATCTTGGCGCCGATTCACTCGATACGGTTGAATTGATTATGCAGCTCGAAGAAGAGTTCGGCATGGAAATTCCTGATGAGGAAGCCGAGAAGCTTACCACTGTAGGCTCCGCCGTAGACTATATAGACTCACACGCCAGCTGA